Below is a genomic region from Eupeodes corollae chromosome 1, idEupCoro1.1, whole genome shotgun sequence.
TATCGTCAAAATCGACACCAAAATGACGGGCACTAGTTACGTCAATATTGTTAGGGAAAAATTACCTACTTCTGCTTGTAAAATGTCtttggaaaattatattttacaacaagacaacgaccccaaaCATACGAGCAGAGTAGCCAAGGAGTTTTTTTCCGAAAACAATATTGACGTACTAGAATGGCCACCACAATTCCCAGACCTTAACCCCATTGAACACCTTTGGTCCATTTTAGACGACAGAATTCCATTTAATGAGCGTCGAAATATTAACATCGTTTTGAGAAAGCCTACAACATGAATGGGAGAATATTCCAGCTGACATCTTAAAAAATTTGGTCTATTGCATGCCCAAACGTCTTGCAGCAGTTATACAGAAAAAAGGAGGAGCCACTAGCTATTAAGTTTTTTacattagtaatgtttttttttttttttttttgaatttacactttattttgtcttctttaTGTGTTCATGATGTTGTGATATCTTTTCATTTcttactttaattttgtatataacctTTCATTACTACTTATAAGATCGTAAAATAGgcttaagattaaaaattaattgtttgttcgactgaaaatgaattaaaacattccaaaaataaacaaataagaataagaatttgACTTTGCACTTTCTTTTGTCCGACAGtgtatatagcgacactttggtcactGGCTTTACTAATCAATCGCCTTCTTAGAAAGATAACAGCGGtgagcaagagtaattcttcccaaaaacactctatataaagatataaatccccgatagacatcttggtttgcctacaagctaaaccggaaatcagcctcataaactttttcatagtatgcgtgtaatttctcctctaatttattaaatttccccaaaaacctcagtaagtgtgtctatgtatgcgtgaaaccacgtcaatttttctcgttgaattcgtccacattacaaatacaacaatgtaaacaaatgggttttggagggtgatacgtacgaaggatttatatctttactagagtgtttttgattcttcctttgatctcagtgctggttttgttttcttcgttcatggtagacaaagttcttagcTACCTCAAAGGTACATCTGTCGATGGTGGCGTTTTGATCAAGCCTAAGGTATTgtttgtcctttcttgatgacaactGTACTTTATTTTGCCTTTTGACGAGTTTGGCAaaaataccaaaactagacagcTCGTCCATGTAAATGCTGtcacatgcggccttgaaatctatgaaaagatattggaatcttaacaaaaaaagcaaTAGCCACTTTTTTCTCCTTTGTCAATATCTTGTTGGAACGTcttcaatttgaaatattttgtgatGCTTTTTAGACTATGTAAATTAGGGAAATaagtttgttcataaaattttatgatactttttaaattctgtcTCCAGTATTTAGTTCAGATAATATATGTTTTTAGGTTTTACTTATGTTACCTTAGTCTTTAAACGCTTAACAGTTTATGGTAGAACGGTTTCAAGCAGAGGaaagaaaaaagatgaaaaagtaattttatgattttggaACGAATCCATCGCCTTAACAAGGCTATcacttcaaatttttaaagtaaatttgagTAGATTCTTAACCTTTCGTGCGCACACAGGGGTATGAGAAGTGCATCCTGCTCCACCGAAAAAAACGAGATTGGCCGTATTGAAAGGAAAATCAGGTTATAAATGGAGCTCAGTTGAACCCGAAAAACAAAGGAAACATCAGATGCGGAATTTGATAACCCACTTACCAGGACCAAAGGGATCAGCTCCAAACATAGCCACCCCTCTTGAGGCCTGGAGTTTAATTCTCCCTGAAGAAATTTTGTGCAAAGTGGTGGTTCACTCAAACGAGCTCAATAGAGCGCTTTTCTTCCGGTACTGCATTACAGACAACAAACCAAGGACAAACAGATATCACGGAATTGGGAGCATTTATTGGTGGTGCAAAACATGCTACCAAGTTACACATCAGGGAATTGTGGTCTGTAAGATTCCGTTTAGCTCTCTTTAAAGCAACAATGTCACAACACCGATttgaatttttggcaacatgCTTGCGTTTTTATGATAAGACAACTAGAGTCCAGGGTAACTACAAATTTGCACCGATTCATGAAATCTGGGAACTTTTCATGGAAAACTGCAAGTCACTTTATACTCTCTTCGAGTACTGCACAATTGATGAGCAGCTGATGGACTACAGAGGTAACTGTCCATTCCGCATTTATATGGCATATAAACCAGACAAGTGTGggttaaaatttgtaatgatgAATGACGTACGCACATGGTAAACGGTAAATGCAATACCTTGCGTTGGCAGAGTCCAGGTTGAAGATAATGAATCAGTGCCTTCATTTTATCTATCTCCGAAAATTGTCCGAGATTATCCATGGAATTGGAAGAAACATAAAAGTGGATAACTGGTTTTCTTCTTAACCACCTTTTCAGATGATGCTGACGCAGTATAATTTGACAATGTCGGCACTCTTCGGAAGAACAAAAGATAGATTCCAGCACAATTTCTAGTtccaaataaagaaaattgttcGAAATTCGCATTCTATGATTACATGGCATTGGTTTCGTTTACTCCAAAAAAGAACAAGGTAGTATTGGTTTTATCCACAAACCATTACTCCGATGATGTTGATTTAGAATTCTAGAGTCAAGTAAGCTTTTCacatcaaacccaaaaccgggttttcgtcaaaatcttttcgaaaaccctaaaatcgttcacaccgaccatttacacgttttcacttgacatttaaattttttaataccagctgtcaaattttatatcgatgaaaaaatttgtgagttaaaattttgtgaaaataaaatgaattctaaccaattcaaattgaacaAACTTTATAGCttgtaaaaacaattcaattggAAGCTTTGTATATatctaaatattttatgcaaGTCCGTACCAGCACTTTTTGAGAACGTGAAATGTTAGCATAAGATGATGAGTATGCCTAACACTCATCTCTGTAATGACctaaaggatctggaaatgcaagatacaaactttagccttgTAGGTACGTATCAAGTTGATTTTTAGGAAGACAAAGTTCTATACAATCTCcaaataaaacgaaatggaacagaaaaggtcaattcctagaaccagattcgtaccaaagccacactcatccagagcgatcactgaagctgttatgatgggctgcaatttctccatttTCTTCCTTTGAGAACTCGtctggcttgtccaaagcactgaggatcttcttgatgttggcatcgctgtccatcaaactcaggaggatcataaaagaaccaccagtgccgcaaatagtcaccgaggcttttattctcgacgttggcaaatttttccacaatttttttctgttgcgACGCAGCTCCCTTTAGGTttcctttttcttgttttttttttcttccatgttttgtaaataaaaacaaaaagcaataattcttattttgtaaggaaattgtataaacaatattacttaccacgaccaatatttgttttgacagcagccatcagctgttttgtttacattaatttgagcgcttaATGTTTccaaaggtttgtttgtttagttcaactttgaattgctactagttttcgagagattttatataatagcCTTTCCATTTCCACACCAAACTGAAAACCCGGTTTTCACACCGAGTATTTACaagttttcgtttgacatttccattattttgatactaattgtcaaattttgtataaatagtatatttttagtttaaacattttttggttttcgaataatttgtgaaataaaatgaattctcgCCAAATTGGTTTGATTTCCATATAcatacaaagaaaatggaacaaAGCATGAAGTTCCTGCTCAACTTCATATCTTTACCTCAAGGCTCTACCATGACCAGAAAACGTCagcgttttattttgaaaatgttgaaaatgaaaaaaaaaataagtatgatTGATGCAATTGAGAATCATCATCGCCAAAGAAGCATGTGGACAAAGGTAAGCTTCCGTAATAGCATTTACctctaaattataaaaacaaactttctacctcAATGTCAGATACGTACAAGCACTTTTTGGGAATACGAAGTCTTAGAAAACAATGATGAGTTTTTTAAACACCATTTTAGAATGAGCCGTGAAACATGTGACATATTGTGCAATGAGCTGAAAAATCTAGAAATGCACGATACCAACTTTAGAAAGTGCATacctttgaaaaaaagaatagcCATTGCAATATATACGCTTGGGTCGTCTGCTGAATACAGGACAGTTGCAGCTATCTTTGGCGTTGGCACATCCACAGTAGGCATGATCTTAAAAGAGTTTTGTAGAGAAGTTTGGCTTGTTCTAAAACCAAAATACCTTTGTGCCTATCCACTCACAGAACAAACTATAAAAGAAAATGTGAgtggttttgaaaaacttggtTTCCCTCAGTGTTTTGGAGCTATTGGTATAGTATAGATTCAAGAATCTCTCAAACCAATGCGAAACGTTGAAGAAGACAAAACAacacgttgttgttgtttagtaGTCGTACTGAATGTTTCGTATTGGTTTGGAAGAGTCATTTTTGTACTcttaataacgttttttttataattttcaattttactaaaGATGGGTGCCATATTGAGATCCAAGCCCCAGCTCTGGATTCTGTAGATTACTATAATTATAAGGGATGGCATTCAACTGTATTGCTAGCTGTGGTTGATTATCGGTAAATCCGATTTTTTGCAGCTACGGCAGAAGAAAAGAACTTCAACTACTCTCTTTCAAAATGTCGAAGAGTAGTTGAATACTGTTTTGAACATTTGAAAGCAAGATTTAGAAGAATTGGAAAGGATCTTAATAACCGTATTGACAACAGTACCTTGATCATAAAACATGCTGTGTCTTACATAATTTTATGAATGTCAATAACGATGAAATAAACCTTCAAGGGATGCAGAATACAAACAATAATCCGCAAAGACAACAACCAGAACATTCAACGCAGATAGATAATTTGAGAAGTTCACCTTCAATCATACGAAATGCCATCAGCATGCATTTAGGTAAGTAAAAGTATGTGCTCTTCGAGTGAAGCTTCATAGctcaaaatacatacataaagggTATTCACGATCCGATGTAACTGGTCTAGTATCATTGCAAAatagtaaaattcaaaaatgttcttgatctaaaacaacaacactgccttaaattcccatgtaaaagtattttcaacattttttgattctcaaaaaaaaagttgaaacaatttttagatggaaattttttgaaataattttttgaatttaacagagtttacggaatcagttagcagacataaattaaaactccgaACCGTTTGAACCATCCCAATAAAGATAGTAGTtatgaaatgacggtgggttgtatgtaacacttttaagaattttgtatgattttcattcgaaattcttggaagtgttgcATACAAACccctgtcatttcaaaactactctcttcattgagatggttcagacggttctgagttctaatttatgtcacctaagtgtttcttacaaccattttcaatttaaagaatgatttaaaGGAAATAAATCCACCTGTTTTTGCTGGATATCCATTCAACCATGCTTTGAAATTCCCACAGAATGCCTGAAGCGTATTATAAATACCTACCCTGCCTTActtcaaatataaattggaaACTCAATTCCAGTAATCTAAAATGTTTCAGAATTAAAAGAgataattagaaacaaaaatgtataatccTATACTGCagaattaactttttctttctattttatcTAAGCTGAATTTGCAATTAttagaacaaataaataatacctACAAAcctcgaaaacaaaaactataattaCACCCACTCAATAACTTtagcaaaaaaatatcaaaacatacattttaattttttttctttatgtttgatttcactcgaacattttaaaaaatgtctcgttgaatttttttgacttttttttttcttcttccaacGCAAAGTTCCTCTCCTCCCATTGCTTGCAATCTCTGATAAATTCATCCATCTGCGgatcatttttgtattcattattttttcctttttttttcttttcaagcggccaagaagtagaagaagtagCGATTGATGAAGTGGATTCCGCAGATGGATTGTCATTGATGTCCAACTGGGATGAGGAATATCTTGACCTGGACCTTGATCTCGACCTCAACTCATCAGAAGCCGGAATTGCGTCCGTTGAAATGTCATTATCatctacaaattaaaataatatacatatctgTTAGTTGAAAAACTTCTGCtgcttttttaattgaaattatgtATTACCTGAGGGACGGCTGCTGTCCTCTATATATAAATGTAGATTATGGATTCGATGCTCTCCGAGGATGGAATGTATCTTCGAATACAAATGCCATTCTGATGGTGATCCACCCGACGGCccaatcttctttttttcacggctattaaagaaaaaaatatattagtgAATGTAAATATTCTATCGTCCACCATCAACACGTTTCACTTTAATTCGAAATAAAGCTGAAAtctaaccaatttcaatgaatttcaatattatttcgaGTGAAAGTAAAATATAGATCCTGGCCGATgtaaaattatgtatgtatgtaggacGTAGGTATGCACTTACTTATATTTCGTTGTGAGGTTGTGCAGCTTCACCTTCACTTTCTTCGGGAGTGTACTCCACTAGCCAACCTTTTAAATTCTACCGACATTTCTTTGTAAATGTGGAGATTTCTTCTTGCACCACGCAATCCCGGCTCCTTATCGGCCCATAACTCCAGGAGGAGTTCCTCGTCGGGAATGGACCATAACTTCCttggtttgttctttttttttttgttctttttttttatctcttCTTCCATTTTCTAGAAAGAAAAAGTACAATTATTTACTATGTTTTATgattgatacaaaatattaccTACCAGTTAATTAACCATAACCAAATAACAATATgtagtttgaaattaaaactgtAAATTTTCTCCTGAGTCAGCtgtcagatgttttttttatgtctgattgatatttgaatgttttcattttatttcaataagctTTGAATTGTTCATTAGGTGAGTTTGTTTACTTCATCTGTCAATTTCAACtggttttcgagaggttttatcaAAAACTTGTTGAAAACGAAAACTTGTGGGTTACGAAAAATCTATGGGAAAACTTGTGTTTTCGGTATAGGTTTTCGACGAAAACCTATTTTCTCGCGAAAACCGAGTTTTCGGTTCGGTGTAGAAAGCCTATAAGtagtgtagtacccgtagcatgatggttagtgcgttggactgtcatgcaaggggtcttgggttcaatccctgcctgtgccaccttaatttaaaaaaaaataatttcgcgggtactgcctcttgcgaggaattgacaaatccttcaagagtaattcttgtcatgaaaaagtgctttctcaaactagccgttcggattcggcctaaaattgtaggtcccttccattcctgacaacagtactcgcacacaggaatggttgagagttgtaagtcactaggccctggttcacaaaggactgttgcgccaccccatttgatttttgtagaAAGCCTATAagacttgtggtttacgaaaacttgtggtttaccaaaaatgtatgggaaaacttgagttttcgatgtaggctTTCGAcaaaaaccgataatttcgcgaaaactGGGTTTTGGACtaggtgtgaaaagcctattagaTTACAACAGCACCAAAGGGGGAACTGATacatttgacaaattttgtaat
It encodes:
- the LOC129943465 gene encoding uncharacterized protein LOC129943465, which produces MSRETCDILCNELKNLEMHDTNFRKCIPLKKRIAIAIYTLGSSAEYRTVAAIFGVGTSTVGMILKEFCREVWLVLKPKYLCAYPLTEQTIKENVSGFEKLGFPQCFGAIDGCHIEIQAPALDSVDYYNYKGWHSTVLLAVVDYR